Genomic window (Trichomycterus rosablanca isolate fTriRos1 chromosome 16, fTriRos1.hap1, whole genome shotgun sequence):
AGAGACACGGGTTTGAGCCTCAACAGTGCCACCTGCTGGTCCGGCAGACTACAGATGAAGATTTGCCCTTCATGCTACCACAAAATGCCAAACCTGTGACTGGCTAAGGCGCAGGTGGCAGAGTGTTTTGCCCACTGCCCCAGAGACACAGGTTTGAGTCTCAACAGTGCCACCTGCTGGTCTGCCAGCTTACATATGAAGATTTGCCCTTTCTTTTATCACACACTGCCTTTCCGGTGCAAGTGGCAGAGTGTTTTGCCCACTACCCCAGAGACATAGGTTTGAGCCTTATCAGTGCCACCTGCTGGTCCGGCAGCCTAACCGGACCCCCACACAGGCACGATTTGCTGTGTCTAAGAGCAGGATGTCGAATAAGTTTCTCatcgctgctgcagttgcgacctctgctggccagtTGAGGCATTTGCATCTAAGACAACGTCCATTCTAGAGCCCGACTCTTAATACTGCCCCTTGGCTGAGACGCAGGTGGTGCAAGTGgcgatgcttttttttttggccactACCCCAGAGACACGGGTTTGAGCCTCTGCAGTGCCACCTGCTGGTCCGGCAGCGCACAGACACAAACGACTGCTTTCCAGAGTGCAAAAGGAAATTGTAAATGTACAGATTGGCACAGTGATTGTGTTTGGGGGTGGTATACGAACATGAGCGTACCCGCAGGCGTGTGAAAAGGACAACACTGCATCATGCCAGTTTGcattgcatttgtgtgtgtggtcattattgtttttttgtcatgttctctctttttttctccaCGTTTCTCCAagttcattcatattttttgttttcttgGACTCTTCTTACACtctgttctccttttttttttttttccttttctatcGTCACGTTCACCTCCTCCTGGTttccctctctctcttctctgtTGTGTGTTCCTCCTCCTCACTTTGTGATGGGTCCTTCAGCTGGCGTTGCTGCAGTACCGCCTCAATATGTCCAGCATGCTGTACCAGCCCCCCGCCCCACCAGGCTCTGGGACCCTCCACACATACCAAGTACTTTTACCTTTTCATTCGGGCTTCCTGGAGGTAAACGAACGGAACAAATAGGACGGGTAGATAGGTCAGGGATGCGGATCGAGAGCAGGTCGTAGTGCCGAGTCCGTCAGCTTTAGGAAGGGCCGGTTGGCTCGGGGTTCAGATGCCTGGACTCACGACGGTGATAAAATGGTTTAATGCTGAAcgttttatgtatttaaaacagCGACACGGATCAGAATTAGCCTACCGTccgttttttaaatgaataaatgtgctAACATAACGTGCTGTCTCCGTTTACACCTGGCTGTTTCAACAAACTAAACATTCCAGTCTTTATCtaccagtttagtcatatccagctCCCAATTCGATCTCACAACACGCCCTTTCTGTCACGCGTCCAGCCTGCAACCGCTTCTTATCGCCTGTCAGTGTTGCGTTCccacagagagccgtatcgcgcacggagagctACGCTAAGCTCTTGCTCTCGCCCTTCTTCAAACACggccaactgtgtttgtgtggacgctcGGCCGGGTCGGTAGTAGTGGTGTAAAGAGCACAAAtcctggacccctgagcgatATGATATTTTTCTAATATGGTACAGTTTGTATGCCAGATGCCCCTCACAGGTTCTGTCTCAGATATAGCCAGTCATGCTTGGCTAGACGCCCgcctggctgatagcaccgagattcgaaccccaggtctcagcagtagtggactgGTGTGGTAtgagaaatgtattatggtccGAGTAGACTTGGCACCACATGACACGGACTGTCGGCTCTGTGTGAGGAAGGGTGCGGCCGGATGGTCCTTATCAAAGTGCTGTATGGTCCGGGCGGCTACCCAAACCGTAGAGGAATACGTGTTGAGTAAAGCGTGTTCCACGGTCGGTGTCCCATCTCCATGTCTGTCATACTGGTCCAGTCCAGATATTTCGGCTGCTTGAAAAGACCGGGTGTGAACGGAATGTGAGAAACGGTGATGCGAGAAATGCCTCGGGCCACGCCCGCTAACAATACATCTGTGATTGTGTGTTGCGGTCTGGAACGCGTCAGGAGCCCTTCAGTCCCACGGAGGAGCACGTCCTGGTGGTGCGTCTGCTGGTCAAACACCTCCACGCCTTTTCCAACAGCCTGAAGCAGGAGCAGACGCCCTCCTCGCCCTCCACGCACTCCCACGCCAGCCCGCTGGAGGAGTTCAAGAGGTGAGTGTGCAGAACTGGTACGGCACCGGTACCTGTAGAGCTCCGTCTGTGTTTACGTTTCAtactttctgttctgttctgctccTGCAGGGTGGTGGTGCAGAGATTCGTTCAGCAGAAGCTGTACGTCTTCCTGCAGCACTGCTTCGGTCACTGGCCTCTCGACGCCTCCTTCAGAGCGGTACGTGTCCATTAAGTAATCCATCCGGTACCGAGGTAAACACAGGGCCGGTATCGCCGATACTTTTTACTCATAAAAGCAGCTTATTTAGGTTCAAGTAGAGCAGAATAGTGTGTTAGGGGTGGTGAGGTGAATAGATCATCAATATGCTATAATCACTAAATgatagtcatatccagttcccaatttcatctgattgaggagagccggaTCACAACACGCCCTTTCTGACTCTCGTCCAGCCTGCAACCGCTTCTTATCGCCCGTCAGTGTTGCGTTCccacagagagccgtatcgcgcacggagagctACGCTAAGCTCTCGCTGAGGCATCCGGAACCGTCTGACCTTCCCTCCTTCAAACTCGGCCGACTGTGTTTGCGTGGACGCTCGGCCGGGTCGGTAGTAGTGGGTTTAAAGAGCACAAATCCAGGACCCCTGagcaatatgattttttttatttttttgtgatttttgcCTCCTGTAGTTTATTAGTTAAATCATGTTAAAACCCAGGACAAACCCAGCAAAGTCTTTAGGCAaatataaagtttatttattattataatgaactaAGTCTGAGGTTTTGGTTCTGAAACAATTATATAGTAACAAAACACAATTTCCCACATTTATTGCACTtttctggctttttgtaaaataaattgctcaaaattattaaagatcttgtatttttttttaagtgaagaGTTAAAAGGTTTTTGTCcagaaacaataataataataatgtaaaaccaATCATTTGCCGAGGAAGTCCTCAGATGGTCTCGGCACATCTTACAATTCTGCAATTCTGTCCACTTGCAAAAATACGCTATATggtcagaagtatttggacacctgaccacgagcttgtcggacgtcccatttttAGGTCATCTTTTCAgccagaacaacagccgctcttctaagAAGGCTGAGTATATTGGAATGTGTATAAGACTTCGTGCCAGCTGGGTGAAGAcgctgatgttccggttcattccagaactGTTGCGTGGGGCTATGTCGTgcaggaacagaaaagggccttccctaaagcaTTTAATTTCGTTTGTCATTGAATTagttgtggctgaaacgcaTGAATCCAGTTACTAGAAGGggcgtccggatacttttgtccgtataCTGTACGTATAGAGTGATGGTGTACAAACCCTCGGAGTAAACACAGTCACACCGACAACAAGGACGATCTGAACGTCTAGAgaagggtcgcagagaaaaataataataatcaaataaacttgtacacaagGGCCgctttgtggaggctttatgttaaatattgtaaaccacagtgggaccagattgtacagagagagtaagatgcagtGTTTGTGTTGCCTTGGTCCGATAGTGGTCTAgatcagtgtttctcaaccttttttcagtcacggcaccctttaaaagtacgcaaaatctcaagtcaccccagtctaaaatgtattaaaaaacgtacactctgcatccctcggaccgctgacacacacgcacacacaccataaggtgtcatttagggagggggggggggtaaacgtgacttacttttaatgggaaacctgagcctgggatgatgcacacgatcgccctattctggcagggatggatgagaggcagacgcggagctcctggtccagagccctcggtcgctccctgtacttgttctCGATGTAAGTTAGGCTCGAAACGCTCCGTTCGCAccatgaacgaatcagatttaacataatcaaacgagtttatagtttatttctcaattgtttgtcattatactaagagcactgcttcttttctgcatgttctctctgtagctcggttacggctctctcaactcaaaagaagccttactggcatgacaaataaggacgttcgtattgccaaagcaagttacagagaaataataaaaataacaataagaaagaacaaaaatatacaaaagttacatgtgcaaaaaaaatataaaatagaataaaatattaataaaaacagtgcaaaaaaataacaataaaaatgataatatttacaataatgaggtagtgtgtgtgtgtgtctgtctctctctctctctctctctctctctctctctctctctcacacagtgtgtgtgtgtgtgtctgtctctctctctctctctcacagtgtgtgtctgtctgtctctctctctctctctctctctctctctctctctctctctctcagtgtgtgtgtgtgtgtgtgtgtgtctcgctcacTCTCCATTTTCGGGTTTGAATTTCgataataaacagctcttattatgactgattgattccctctactgatgtgaagctgaatgggtggattacagccgataagaactgcgcagaaatataaaaaatatatattataacggctcccagaggcgcgactcggttccttttgttcattttaaagagccgttcaatagaatcggatcgttcgcgaacgacccatcgttgtcagaatatttttgacggcacccctgacgaagccagacggcaccccggttgagaaaggctggtcTAGATAGTGCCGAGGGTTAAAAATACTACGCCGATACGACCGGTGTTATGTATATCCATAAATATGCACATGCCTGTTCCTCACCCTCTCTGGAAATGCTTAGATGATGTGCATTATCACTCTTGTTTTAGGTTTTGGAGACGTGGTTGAGCTATATCCAGCCCTGGAGGTACACGGGCGATCAGAAGCCAGACGCCCAGAACCGATCCGTACCTGAGAAATGGTGATTATTTTTggtgattatttttttattatcaggGCTCCGTATCGCACGTCTGACCGGGTCTGTGTTCCACAGGGCGTCATTCGTCCACGAGAATCTTCTCATGTACACCAAGCTCTTCCAGGGTTTCCTCAACCGAGCCCTGCGGACCGATCTGGTCAACGCCAAAAACGCGCTCATGGTCTTCAGGGTGGCCAAAGTGTTCGCTCAGCCCAACCTGTCGGAGATGATCCAGAAAGGTGAGCAGAGGATCACGCCGTTACACGGGCTGCCATAGACCGCTTCTCTTCACCTGCTAGAGTAGAGGCGGGGTCTCCCTTTAAAGAACCATGCACTGccgtcagtggttaaggtaccggactagtaaacggaaggttgccggttcaagccccgccgtCACCAAGTTGTTGgttccctgagcgaggcccttaaccctcagttgctcgtCGTGTTCAGCTcgttgtgtaagtcgctttggataaaagcgtctgctaaatgctgtgaatgtaaATATCAGCCGGCTCATCGACCCATCGATTCCTGCTCATCTTTGCGGACGCTAGCCAACCCTGTGTCCGTCTAGGCGCCTGTCCGGTCGATAGCGCAGCTCAGATTCGAACTCTGGTCTGAGCGGTTGTGGCTGGTGCTTTAGTTAGTTTCGCTGCTACCGGTCTCGTGGGCACGATCGGCAGTGCGGACGGTGCaggagacaaaattggccatcgagtctgctgggtggggaaaaaaGACCGGgataagtgggcggggtcttcaaacgctgtgcagggACCAAggggatgagcctcatgtgcaaatccaccgaagtacaggCGTAAAAGAAGGGTTCGAGGGACTGCACAtgcgtcggagggggcgtggagcagacGAATATCCCCTCCCAAATAcagtcggggtctccagcagcgctgaaaTTGGGAGACcaatggagaaaatgcataaataaggGAGCCCAACgtacattatatggacaaataTTGGGACACTGCTGTTATTGAATAAATTAATCATAAATATGAAACTTTGTGACCTGGCTTCCATTTCTGCCTCATATTTATGCTGTCCATGACAAAAATAATTCCCGCTCCTCCTGCAGGAGAGCAGCTGTTCCTGGAGCCCGAGCACGTCCTCCACCACCGGCAGGCACGCGCGTTCCTCTCTCCCGCGCACGGGGGCAGCTTCCTGTCCTCCCGCCAGCCCTCGGGGACGGACGCCGTCTTCAAGGTCAAGAGCCACGTGTACGGCCTGGAGGGGCAGGAGTGCCAGTACAAGCAGATGTTCGGTACGGAGCAGCGCGGCGTGGTGAGCAAACCCACCGGATACGTGCATGAGCCAAAACATCAGGACCACCCCGAGTGCATGTACAGATGTATTTCTAGATATCAAATACTGGGTGTGTGCAAGGACCAGATTGGGAGATATTGAGCATCGTCTGGCCACCGACAGTGCGACCGAAGACGGGTTGTTGGGCGGCCAATACTCATCAATGCACAAGACATTTGGTATGGAGCAACAGAAGACGTACTGTGGATCTACTGCAGATCACTTGCATGGATCCTAACTGGACGTCAAAGCAATGAAGAAAGCCGATTGGTCCAACAGACGGAAGagttggcaccaggatgcactgttgAAGGACCTGTGGGTAACATCCTGGtcccagataccacaggaaccCTTTAGATGTCTTGTGCAGTCCATGTCCAGGTCTCGGTGTGTTAAAGCTGTTTCGACAGCATGTTCTGACggcgggtggtcctaatgtttttggCTCATAATATTAAACGTAATATTCCCTGCCACGTAACTAGTCcctgccagccaatcagaaacgtGGTAATTtggtggttttttttatttttatttttattaggtgCTGAGGCTGGTGCAGATCATAGCCCAGGCCCGGCAGACGGCGAAGCGGATCTCGGATCAGTCCGCCGACGTGGCCGCCAACACCTCCTTCCTGTCGTGGTTCAGCACCAGCTCCTCGGATCCCAACGCCTTCGGGGGAGGAGAGACGGACGAGACGGGCGAGTGTGTGAGGAAGACCCACGAGTTCCTGGACAAGGCTCTGGACTACCTGTGTGAGATATTTCGGGTGAGTCCGAACTCTTATGGATCGACTGCATGTTGCGTTGGGACGTCCTGATCCCATGCCCAACCCCCACTCCCATTCTCGAcggcttcttttcacctgccagcggTGAATTCCCACAGAGCTTTCATGCTTTACCCTTCGCAAATCTTCCAAAACTCAACCGGTGTTGGCCTGTGAATCGGATCAGGGAACGTGTCAGATCTTATAATAATAGCGCCTTATGTGCGGTCAAAGAGACCtggacatggactccacaagacatctaaaagggttcctgtggtatctggtaccaggacgttACCTGCAGCTCCTTCAGTATGATGCCGGGTGAATTTTTGGACCATTTGACCCTTTGTTTTAGTTGTTCTGATACCCATGTGCACATTGTAGGTGCATGCGGGTGCTTCGACTGGGCTTTGATGGTCTGTGGTAGATCTTCTGATGGTCCGTACCAGACGCCACGGCCTTCATGTCGTCTGGCATCGCGGTTGGTGGGTCGTCCCTCCCCAGACCACTCTCTGTGGGTCATCTCTCGCTGATTGGGAGACACTTCAACCCAGTCGTCCGGCCATAACCATATCTGGTCCTCGTCAAAGTCCATCAGGTCTTtctgctgatcagatctgctgcatccAACACATGAACTACAGGAGTGTCTATCAGCCCAAGATGTAATCGACCCCTCACCTACAGAATAGGTGCTGCCATGCATGGCAAGTTTTGTGATTTTTGACAATGAAACCTCAAGTTTAACATTTAAGAACAAGACCTGGCAAGAACTCTAAACTGAAATATGAGAATTACTGACCTTTCCGTCTATGAATATAAGCACCGTGTTGGCACGACATAAAACatctagataaataaataaattaatacatttataatatgcCCACCCGTGTGCATTCATCTTAGCGTTTGAGAAGAAAAACCACCTCGGTTATCGTCCTGGTTGTGTTTATTTCCGCAGCTGAATTCGGGGCAGGTCTCTCAGCTGACGGCAAATCTGACCTCGACAGAAGACGACGGCGAGTCCAAGCTGCCCGACTGCATACTGACCGAAAACGGCCTGGAGCTCACCGACCTGGGACGGATGCAGGTGAGGATTTCAGACGGTCCGAAGTCCTCGAAGGTTTCGGGTGGCCGATGGGTCCGGTTTTAACGTTTTAGAGAAACCTCTGGAGCCACATGTGCTGCATGCACTGCCGCTTTTCTGAGAAGGATTCTCACAGGACTTTGTAGTATTGTCTGTCTGTGTACGGTTCATTccggagctgttgagtggggctgaggtcagcgATGTGTGCATAGAAGCTCGCTCATGCCGGAACAGGAAAGCaccttccctaaaccgttgcagcaaagttggaagcatgtcatttcctttatagCAACAGTTGTGATTAATACAcgtcattagaaggggcgtccacatacttttgttacagtgtacagtgttaCACCGAGCGTGTGATTTTTAGTATATGAGCTTGTATACGGGCGCTCGGGTGGTACAGACGTGCTAGCGTATCacgtggtgggggggggggggggtcacatagagcttagcgtgtctcttcgtacaccaTACGGTTCTCTGTTCTGTGTTGGAACTCGGAACGGACATGTGATAAGCGCCGCTGATtggacacgtgtcggaaggggcgtgggGTAATCCGGCTTTCTGGATTCACAATGGGGAACTGggaatgactaaactgggaggggAAAGGAGGGCGGCTGGGgtacatttagcggacgcttttatccaaagcgacttacagtactgtgacagcatattatctaagcaattgagggtcaagggcctcgctcaagggcccaacggtggcaacctggcagtggtggggtttgaaccagcgaccttatgtttactagtccagcaccttaaccgctaggctacacccGCTGACGCTTGTCGTTGCAGATCATCAACGGCCAGCGCAGATTCGAAATCGGCTATCGAGGGGATCCAGAGCTCCAGCCAATCAGAAGCTACGAAATCGCCTTCCTGGTGCGCCTGCTGTTTCGGCTCTCGTCCCTCATCAACGAGAGGGTACGCCTGCGCCCGTCCGCCCGCCCGCCTCACGCTTCGATATTTCTCGCACGCGCTCACTTTGCTTCTTCCCTCTCGCGCAGTGGGGAGACCACATGGAGGCGCTGTGCTCCCGGCGGGACTTCCTGGGCCGGATGGGCAGACGTCACCTGAGCGAGAGACGGCGCGGGGGTCCGGCGGCGCGCCCGGCGAGAGGGGGGTTCCGGAGGCCCCGGGTCAGTCTGAGGGCGCTGGCCAGCTACCGTACGCTGCTGACGCTGGCGCTGCTGTACCTGCTGTTCGCCCTGTTCTCCTTCGGCCTGCTGTCCAGCACCGCCCTCATCCTGACCGCCTGCCTGGTGTACGAGCTGCTGCTCCTGCTGCTGTCTGGTAAACTCAAGGCTCGGTAGCCACGCCCGCTGGAATGAACGCGGCCCCGATACCGAACTGTCTGGAGTCCTACGTGACTGGCGAGGGAGGGATCGAACGTGGGAAgcttttactgttttaatttggGGGGGGTCGGGCGTGGTCGGGCGTGGTCGGGGTTGCTACCAACCTAGCCGGGCatccaacagacacaattggtcaTATTTAAGGAATAGAATGAAGGTTGGATGAGGCTTCTAATATATCACACCGCCACTGTGATATGCCAATAAAACGCCACCACACTTCCATCCTTCCATTTCCGCATCGTCCCATTTGCCTcacaatttagtcgtatccagttccccacgtgcatctcctccactgctgcagacccccttGACCCTTTCGCCTCAGGATCAGGATCACGCACCGCTCTCCATCATTCACCGTCTCTGCGCAGCACCgccaccagccagcagaggtcgcagtcgcaactgcagcagcgatTACGAATCTCTTCGTCCCTCCcgccctcagacacagcctgtCTCGTCTGTATTAGGTGCCTGACTGGTTGTTGATCATCCCAATCCAAAACCCTGATCGTGACTGTGGAGTCTTCTCTCGTTTGTCACTATAACAGACTCCACTCTCCTGGGAAGGCTTTTTatgagattttggagtgtgaccATGGAGAATTTGGGCGCATTCTGTTAAAATCGCATTTGTAAGGTCGCCCTCATCGATCCGTGGAGGTCAGGACGTTCTGAATCGTTCTTTATGCCTAGTTATTTAACGCTTCGTGTTTTTGCGTACGCTCGGACGCACCTAAAGATTCTCCGCGTGTTTTTTTGCTGAGAGGTTTGAAACCGAGCGCATCAGTTTGGCACTGAATATACGTTCGTAAATGTTCACTGTTTCTCTTTTTCTTGATTCGACTGAACGTGGAcgattaaattatttttatttgatttgtatGTTTGTCTTATTTAATGTCAACCGTAAGTCGGCACAGTGaatcattctggtccacattGCTTAAAGATGAAAATAATATTATCCAGGCGCTTGGGGAAAGCAGTGCCGAGATCAGCTGTTCTGTGTgacgactgtgtgtgtgtgtctgtaggggtcGGGACAATAGCTGAACAGGGTTCCTCATCGCTGGTGTAAGTGGAGCCTTTGCTGATTGGGTGCAGGAGGGGTCTAATAAACACCtctaaatataaaagtattagttTGAATGGGTACCAACAGTCAGACTTGACGCTGCTACATCAAGGGCTTCATTTTCTGGTCAATATTTAATTGTTTGTattaaaaaatgtagaaaatacAAATTCAACTAAACTGTTGAACCAGGCTTGTCTTTTTCACACCCAGCAGCAGATTCCTACATGTAGCCTGAACATGTAAGTATTTGGAAGGagcaaccataacattaaaaccacctccttgtttcagctccacttaccatatagaagcactttgtagttctacaattactgactgtagtacatctgctttcaccctgttcttcaatggtcaggacccccacaggacccccacagagcaggtattatttaggtggtggatgattctcagcactgcagtgacactgacatggtggtggtgtgttagtgtgtgttgtgctggtatgagtggatcagacacagcagcgctgctggagtttttaaacacctcacggtcactgctggactgagaatagtccactgaccactgacgaaggtctagaagatgagcgactcaaacagcagcgatagatgagcgatcgtctccgactttacatctacaaggtggaccgactaggtaggagcgtctaatagagtggacagtgagtggacacggtgtttaaaaactccagcagcgctgctgtgtctgatccactcacaccaccacactaacacaccaccaccatgtcagtgtcactgcagtgctgagaatcatccaccacctaaataatacctgctctgtggtgctaaataaagcatgcagagaaacatatggactacagtcagtaattgtagaactacagagtgcttctatatggtaagtggagctgataacatggacagtgagtgtagaaacaaggaggtggttttaatgttatggctgatcagtgtagccgTATATAGGATCGCGCTAGGTTCTAATTTATTTATGCTGCAATAGcgcctcctgctgtctggtAAAGGTAGTGGCTGAATCAAAGGATTGGGATAAACTGCAGAAGTGATCAGAGTGAGAACAAAGAAGCGACCACACAGATTTCtgcaaataaaatgcatttattcgTAGCAAAATTGTATTTCTCCTTCAGAAATGCAAACATATTtccaagtatgtgtgtgtttagggtaGTGTGCAGGTAAGTGTTCGGGGGTATGAACGGCGGGATCAGGCGGCGGACAGGCAGGCCTGTCTCACACTCTGAGCCCAGGTATTGAGCAGAGCCGTGACCGAGTGCTTGTCGGGAAGCTGCAGGAGTTTGGAGGTCATGTTCCTGTGGACGGTCTGCAGGAACGGATTCGCCTCTGTAAAGGAAAAAAAGCATCATCAATTTCTTAGGATTTTTTAAACATGAGCTACATTTACTGTTccgtctatctagctgtctctgtctatctgtctgtctgtctaactaccgatctatctatctgtctgtctaactatctgtctgtctatctatctatctatatctatctgtctatctatctgtctgtctgtctatctatctatctgtctgtctgtctatctatctatctgtctgtctatctatctatctgtctgtctatctatctatctatctgtctgtctgtctatctatctgtctgtctatctatctatctatctatctatctaccgatctatctgtctatctaccgatctatctgtctatctgtctatctgtctatctatctaccgatctatctgtctatctgtctacctatctgtatctatctatctgtctctatctatctatctatctatctgtctgtctgtctgtctgtctgtctatctatctctatctatctatctatctatctatctgtctctatctatctatctatctatctatctatctatctatctatctatctatctatatctatctctatctgtctgtctgtctctatctatctgtctgtctctatctatctgtctctatctatctatctatctatctatctatctatctatctatctatctatctgtctgtctctatctgtctgtctgtctctatctatctatctgtctctatctatctatctatctatctatctatctatctatctgtctgtctctatctgtctgtctgtctctatctatctgtctatctatctatctatctatctgtctgtctctatctgcctgtctgtctctatctatctatctatctatctatctatctgtctctatctatctatctatctatctgtctatctgtcaaaAGTAATAGCACACACAACAGATTTACATTATACAAAGaagtatctgtataatcacaacttatgtttaattataattataataagaaaTCTTTTAGTAAATCACCTGAGGAGCGCATATGcatgaagtttatttatttattag
Coding sequences:
- the smpd4 gene encoding sphingomyelin phosphodiesterase 4 isoform X2 translates to MAVPAAMPQPSYLLANLKADWTSKPLPQRCQELVKVIDDYPAKELHLVFPWLVESIFGSLDGVIVGWNLRFLHPRMNEYNLVMDFLHPSGPMMKLVYKLHAEDYKYDIPISYLPGPVKTSIQVGVLPDCPLFHNKLQFPVSGLLTLDAFEYYMFNFASSLIAPKNYALGQLACSSDSAYFVLVDAYLKHFLPTEGNVPPSPFSDPRGSVASPAPRSPSMPYVGYGVHSSSLLKRHISHQPSANADPAAQEFWRSETLLQVFVEMWLHHYSLEVYQKLQSPQVKEPFSPTEEHVLVVRLLVKHLHAFSNSLKQEQTPSSPSTHSHASPLEEFKRVVVQRFVQQKLYVFLQHCFGHWPLDASFRAVLETWLSYIQPWRYTGDQKPDAQNRSVPEKWASFVHENLLMYTKLFQGFLNRALRTDLVNAKNALMVFRVAKVFAQPNLSEMIQKGEQLFLEPEHVLHHRQARAFLSPAHGGSFLSSRQPSGTDAVFKVKSHVYGLEGQECQYKQMFGTEQRGVVLRLVQIIAQARQTAKRISDQSADVAANTSFLSWFSTSSSDPNAFGGGETDETGECVRKTHEFLDKALDYLCEIFRLNSGQVSQLTANLTSTEDDGESKLPDCILTENGLELTDLGRMQIINGQRRFEIGYRGDPELQPIRSYEIAFLVRLLFRLSSLINERWGDHMEALCSRRDFLGRMGRRHLSERRRGGPAARPARGGFRRPRVSLRALASYRTLLTLALLYLLFALFSFGLLSSTALILTACLVYELLLLLLSGKLKAR
- the smpd4 gene encoding sphingomyelin phosphodiesterase 4 isoform X1 produces the protein MAVPAAMPQPSYLLANLKADWTSKPLPQRCQELVKVIDDYPAKELHLVFPWLVESIFGSLDGVIVGWNLRFLHPRMNEYNLVMDFLHPSGPMMKLVYKLHAEDYKYDIPISYLPGPVKTSIQVGVLPDCPLFHNKLQFPVSGLLTLDAFEYYMFNFASSLIAPKNYALGQLACSSDSAYFVLVDAYLKHFLPTEGNVPPSPFSDPRGSVASPAPRSPSMPYVGYGVHSSSLLKRHISHQPSANADPAAQEFWRSETLLQVFVEMWLHHYSLEVYQKLQSPQVKLALLQYRLNMSSMLYQPPAPPGSGTLHTYQEPFSPTEEHVLVVRLLVKHLHAFSNSLKQEQTPSSPSTHSHASPLEEFKRVVVQRFVQQKLYVFLQHCFGHWPLDASFRAVLETWLSYIQPWRYTGDQKPDAQNRSVPEKWASFVHENLLMYTKLFQGFLNRALRTDLVNAKNALMVFRVAKVFAQPNLSEMIQKGEQLFLEPEHVLHHRQARAFLSPAHGGSFLSSRQPSGTDAVFKVKSHVYGLEGQECQYKQMFGTEQRGVVLRLVQIIAQARQTAKRISDQSADVAANTSFLSWFSTSSSDPNAFGGGETDETGECVRKTHEFLDKALDYLCEIFRLNSGQVSQLTANLTSTEDDGESKLPDCILTENGLELTDLGRMQIINGQRRFEIGYRGDPELQPIRSYEIAFLVRLLFRLSSLINERWGDHMEALCSRRDFLGRMGRRHLSERRRGGPAARPARGGFRRPRVSLRALASYRTLLTLALLYLLFALFSFGLLSSTALILTACLVYELLLLLLSGKLKAR